A window of Thermoflexus sp. contains these coding sequences:
- a CDS encoding IS110 family transposase, producing MVKQRTAVKNRLHSVLHRHHVNPPTGDLFADHNRDWWLALDLPPTERLRTHQDIATLDHIEHLLADLDAELARLSTQPPWNEFVPLLIQIPGLALLSAMTVLAAIGDISRFPTDKQLVGYAGLGAGVRHSGKSHHDGHISKQGRRDLRRVLIEAAWSAVNTHPYWKSQFARLCRHKPQGVAIVAIARKLLVAIWHILSERVADCHAEPAMVACKLLRWSWQLTDEQRGGLTSRQFVRYGLLRLQLGHDLKDLTYGGKPRGLAPVDEILALFPELAPLA from the coding sequence CTGGTCAAACAGCGCACCGCCGTCAAGAACCGCCTCCACAGCGTTCTCCATCGCCATCACGTTAACCCGCCCACTGGCGACCTCTTTGCCGACCACAACCGCGATTGGTGGCTCGCCCTCGACCTTCCACCTACCGAACGGCTGCGCACCCACCAGGACATCGCTACCCTCGACCACATCGAACATCTCCTGGCCGACCTGGACGCCGAACTCGCCCGCCTCAGCACCCAGCCGCCCTGGAACGAGTTCGTGCCGCTCTTAATCCAAATCCCCGGCCTGGCCCTGCTCAGCGCTATGACCGTCCTGGCGGCCATCGGCGACATCTCCCGTTTCCCCACCGACAAGCAGCTCGTCGGCTATGCCGGCTTGGGGGCTGGCGTTCGGCACAGTGGCAAGTCACACCACGACGGCCACATCTCCAAACAGGGCCGCCGTGACCTGCGCCGGGTGCTCATCGAGGCAGCCTGGAGTGCCGTCAACACCCATCCCTACTGGAAGAGCCAGTTCGCCCGCCTGTGCCGCCACAAGCCGCAAGGCGTTGCCATCGTGGCCATCGCCCGCAAACTCCTCGTCGCCATCTGGCACATCCTCTCCGAACGCGTCGCCGATTGCCACGCCGAACCCGCGATGGTCGCCTGCAAACTGCTGCGCTGGTCCTGGCAACTCACCGACGAGCAGCGCGGCGGCCTCACCTCCCGCCAGTTCGTCCGTTACGGCCTCTTGCGCCTGCAGCTTGGCCACGACCTCAAAGACCTGACCTACGGCGGCAAGCCGCGCGGTCTGGCCCCGGTCGACGAAATCCTGGCCCTCTTCCCTGAGTTGGCCCCTCTGGCCTGA
- the cofD gene encoding 2-phospho-L-lactate transferase yields MRIVVLAGGVGGARMAEGFARAVPPQDLTVIVNTGDDFEWHGLVVCPDLDTVMYTLAGIANPETGWGIRGDTWGALEMLGRYGGETWFRVGDRDLATHVYRTFLLRQGLRLSEVTARLRRALRVEVAIWPMSDEPVRTIVDTEEGPLPFQDYFVRRGCQPRVRGFRWEGLEGARLSPEAQAALEKADLVVIAPSNPYVSIGPILALPGVRELLQDRTVVAVSPIIGGQALKGPAAKMMAELGEAPSALGVARCYRSFLDGFVLDRADAALAPAVEAMGIRPLVTDIRILDPAARLRLAEEILQWVAS; encoded by the coding sequence ATGCGGATCGTGGTTCTGGCCGGAGGGGTGGGCGGCGCGCGGATGGCGGAGGGGTTCGCCCGCGCGGTGCCGCCGCAGGATCTCACGGTGATCGTGAACACCGGCGATGATTTCGAATGGCATGGCCTGGTGGTGTGCCCGGATCTCGATACCGTGATGTATACCCTGGCCGGGATCGCCAACCCGGAGACCGGATGGGGGATCCGGGGGGATACCTGGGGAGCGCTGGAGATGCTGGGGCGATACGGTGGGGAGACGTGGTTCCGGGTTGGGGATCGGGATCTGGCCACTCACGTTTATCGCACGTTCCTGTTGCGTCAGGGCCTGCGGCTGAGCGAGGTCACCGCCCGCCTTCGCCGCGCCCTAAGGGTGGAGGTCGCCATCTGGCCGATGAGCGACGAGCCGGTGCGGACGATCGTGGACACGGAGGAGGGGCCGCTGCCGTTTCAGGATTACTTCGTGCGCCGGGGGTGCCAGCCGCGGGTGCGGGGCTTTCGCTGGGAAGGCCTGGAAGGGGCGCGGCTATCTCCGGAGGCCCAGGCCGCCCTGGAGAAGGCGGATCTGGTGGTGATCGCCCCCTCGAATCCGTATGTGAGCATCGGCCCCATCCTGGCCCTTCCGGGCGTTCGGGAGCTGCTGCAGGATCGAACCGTCGTGGCGGTCTCGCCCATCATCGGCGGGCAGGCGCTGAAAGGGCCGGCGGCCAAAATGATGGCCGAGCTGGGAGAGGCCCCTTCCGCTCTCGGCGTCGCCCGATGCTATCGGTCCTTCCTGGACGGCTTTGTGCTCGATCGCGCCGATGCCGCCCTGGCCCCCGCGGTGGAGGCCATGGGGATCCGCCCGCTGGTCACCGATATCCGCATTCTGGATCCCGCCGCGCGCCTCCGTCTCGCCGAGGAAATCTTGCAATGGGTGGCCTCCTAA